A region of the Dermacentor albipictus isolate Rhodes 1998 colony chromosome 4, USDA_Dalb.pri_finalv2, whole genome shotgun sequence genome:
ATTTAaacaatttcttttgggaaatcaaagaagaaaaagatgatCATAAGGGGTTGCATGTGGCAGCGTTTATGAGCATTACTCATGAGTCTTGGCTACCCAATTCACTTGAATGTAGCATAACTTTCTACAACTATGGAGAGCAACTGTAAAGTTATAAGCACCGTCCAAGAACTAGGTTCAAGCAACTCGCCCTTCAGCTTTAAACAAGCACTTGCTAGACCTTCACTGATTGCATATGCTTAGGGGTAGTTGCATGTAAAACAACAGCACTCCCTGAAAGAAAAACTTGGAAATTTCATCCTATTTACTGCACAGATATAAAGTACACACATCGAAGAACACAAGTTCCCACTACCAACAATTTTATTCAGAGAAAGGGAAACTACTTACGCATGTACACACATCACATCTGTACATATGTGAATCGGAAAATATCACTTACTTTGTAGCTGGGTAATTGTCATAGCCCTGTATTCACAGAAGCAATTTAAGTAGGTAACAAAGAGAAAGTTCATTGATAGAGTAATGAAGACCTTTTCATTTATAATGAAGATGCTGCAAATGTCAAGAGCCTGTTTTGCATTCTGATGGCAGTGAACAGTATATACCTAATCAACCATAACCACAGAGAGTTCTCAAGACGTGTACCACGTTCTCATACCATCATGTGCATGCTATGGCATGGCACAGAATAGTTACATGCGAAAAAAGCGTGCAAATAGTCATTAGTAGCAGAATGGGCCTTGAACCAATTGATATGGGCTTCATAGAACCAATTGATATGGGCTTCATAGCATTATGTGTGCTTACTTGCCCAGGAGTGTGTTCACTTGTCTAGTTATAACAATCGAAATACTACTCCATACTGCTTTGGAGTGCTACCGCAGATGATGCATTAAATTGAAATTATTAAGCAGTTGAGGGTGGCTCTGCGAAATCGGCCTCGAGGGGTAGACTTCGAGCATTGTATCTTTTGATAGTAGATGCTCATTCTTGTAAGGGAATGCCTTGAGTTAGTATTAGTCTTAAGTGTTTTTGGTTTTTATTAAACAGTTGGCATAGTCCTTTCAGTTATCTTTGTACACAACAATTCTGTTTATTTCAGCAAATATATTTTTCATGATTTCATTATCATTACTTTTATACCTTTAAAGGTCCCAGTGGTACATTGCATGAGGTGGGAGCAAATATATTAATTCAAAAATTTCTTGAAATGAGAAGCATGAGAATGATACAGGCAAAACGCTTAAAAAAAGTTACAAGGCAGCAGACAGAACACAATATTTTACAGTACAAGAAACATTATATAGCATGATACGGGAAACTAGGAATGATGCATATGAACACTTGTAATGATTATTGGAAAAGTTCTTTAAATTTCTCGGGTTTTAACTCTTTGACAATGTTATCTGGGAGTTAATTCCAGTCACTGGCTGCAGGTAACAGAGACTGATTAAAAAGACTGGAATTATGCAGGCTAGGAAAATATTAATATAGGTTATGTAAAGAGAGAGTGATTCTAAAATGGGAAAAGAGCTATTTTctcattttctgcagccctttagggAGCACGGCTTAGCGCCTTGACAAGCGGCGCAAGCAGCAGGCGAGCGACGCACCTACAAGTTAGACACCAGCCCTGTGTCCTCTAGGAATTTAAGGAGGTGTGAAATAAGCATACGCTAGCGATTTTTCGACTGTGAACAAGAGGGAGAAGGTCCAGGGATTTCTCTCACAAAAAAGGCATTGAAAACAAGTTTGATGCAGACATATACAgggtattatttttttaaatgcaccaaattttttaaagattccctacggcagatagcacagttctaacccttgacctaaattactcaatgaggcGGCCATCACCTCTGCgggaaatcaaaatgttcaattgaataattaatgtAATTATGCTATTTTTAAAATTAATTCCTTTGCATTACTCATTTCAATCTatgaattatagccgctgagttagCACAGCGCATCCAATTGGAACAAATtttctggacagcaccagttctgagatattaGTTTTCAATGTGTCCGtcaaaatgcattggtgttccagttacttttgtgcttcaatgcatgagaCGGCGGTTCCTTGGCTCCTCTTTATGGAGAACTCTGCGCATGCCTACGAGCATAAGTACAAACGCGAACCATTCCGAAACTACTTCACTGGTTTGTTTAGTTTCCAGGTTCACCTGTATTTGTAAGTGGCTAATTCAGTCACCAAAACGTACATTTACGAATACTCCATGCTTGAAAGTGGTGGTTACACTAATCATACTTCCATCTAATCATGCGTAACAGGCATTCTGATTTGTTATATGGTGATCAAGTTTCAATTTATGTTGGTGGCAAATGAGGAGTCCTTATAGATAATGGCCATGCTTATGCGATTATGGAGAGGCACATATGAAGGCACATCAGTATGGTATTTTATCTAGAATGTCAAAAATCTATAAGTATAGATTGGTATTGGTAAATGTAACATTTTCCTGCATGTTTGAATGTATATGGGTGACGTTTTGTGAAATGAGTCGGGTATTTGTCACCTCGGGTGTCTTCTTCATCATGATTTCATGCACTCTCTCTTCTTTAAGGCTAAACCCGAATTTTACTCTTGTCACCACTGTGCCTGTTTGCATCTGCCCTGCTTATGCCATCCGCTCCTTGGTGTACTTGCAGGTGGTGACGGGTGGGCACTACGATGTGGACATGACCCTGAAAGGGCCGAATGATGAGACCCTGTACCAGGGCGTCAAGAAGCAGTTCGACACAGTCAAGATCACGCCCAAGACAGCCGGCACGTACACAGCCTGCTTCTCGAATGAGTTCTCAACCTTCTCGCACAAGCTGGTCTACATGAACTTCCAGGTGGGCGAGGAGAAGCCCCTGCCGGGACTGGGCGAGCACTACACGGCGATGACCAAGGTGCGTGTGTCCACGCCACTGTGATTACATGATGTAGCCGTTGGCTGACAGTGACGGCGAGTTAATCCTGCGATCCACGGAGCGCGTGGCATCTGCAGCGATAGGTTTGGCGTGACCAAAAATTGGTGAAGTAATCAAGGTGGCACTAGATTTGCTTCAAAAAGTAGTGTGTTGAAGCAACAAATTGATAATGTTACAATGAATGTTATGCAACTTGGACTCTACAGATTTAGAAACGAACACTTAAATAAGAAAATGTGTGCGACATAAATGGAAAGTGAGTGCACAAGAAAAGCAAGAGTAGATTCGTGCTTTTGTTACTGAGATTAGTGTTGGGACATAAGTATGTGATCACCTCGTGTTATCTTGCCTTCAGTCTCACTCCATTTACTTGACCATTTTGCTCGAGATATAGTTTGTCGACTGCTCATATAGGCATGACCAGAAAGACGGCAAATGCATGCTAGTCAGGAAATGAGATCGGCGTCCAGTagcatctggaaaaaaaaaatcaacttcGCACAGCCGAGAATACAGCTGTCTCCCACAAActaaaattaaaaataaataaaaatatatgtaATAAAGATCCTTGGCAGGTATAAATGCCAATGTGAGTGACTAATATATGCAAAATTGTGAAGCTGTATGAGCGAGTTCTCGCACCCTTCGTAGGGAGTATTAGGGGTGTGTTTGCCGGCTGTTTTTATATAGCGACAATTCATCACCTATATATATACCGACAAttcatcaggcagggagatacaatctctgcaatgctattcacagcgtgtttacaggaggtattcagagacctggattgggaggaattggggataagacttaatggagaataccttagtaacttgctattcgctgatgatattgccttgtttagtaactcaggggaccaattgcaatgcatgctcactgacctggagaggcaaagcagaagggtgggtctaaaagttaatttgcagaaaactaaagtaatgtttaacggtctcggaagagaagagcagtttgcgataggtagcgaggcactggaagtggtaagggtacacatctacttggggcacgtagtgaccgcgaatccggatcatgagactgaaataatcagaagaataagaatgggctgaggtgcgtttggcaggcattctcagatcatgaacagcaggttgcctttatccctcaGAAGAGAAGTGCATAACAGCTGAGTCTTACCagactcacgtatggggcagaaacctggaggcttacaaaaagggttgtacttaaattgtggacgacgcaacaagctatggaaagaacattgatgggtgtaacgttaagggataagaaaagagcagcttgggtaagggaacaaacgcaagtaaatgacatcttagttgaaatcaagaaaaagaaatgggcatgggcaggacatgtaattaggagggaagataaccgataatcactaagggttacggactggattccaagggaagggaagcatagcagggggcggcagaaagttaggtgagcggatgagattaagtagtttgcagggacgacatggccacaattagtacatgaccgcagttggagaagtatgggagaggcctttgccctgcagtgggcgtagagAAAACGCAGAGAAGTTGTCTATTCAAGTGAGGTatatgcaaggtaacatttattTTAGGATTACTGGTAATTACGTTTCTAAGCGAAAATGTGGGACTTTAACGTAGGTTTTGTTGCTGGCTCTTTCGCATACGATGGCGTTGCATGCCAATGATGCACAGAAACGGTCGTGGATAAAAAATGTGATCTTCATGAAAGCAGATATGCCATATAGTGTGGTATTTTTCAACAGGAAGGAAAATAAATAATCGCGAAGCAGAAGGAAGTGGTTGCTGACTACTACTCGCCACGCTAGGCATAAAACTGGGGCAATCCTGTTCTGTCGTGCCTCGCATCGGATTGGTGGATTCAAATGACTCGGACGTGGTACAGGAAGTTCGTCGGATGAGCTTCAAACGTGTTCGGCGATAAGCCATGGCCGTGGACTTTGAACCGCGCGAGCCGCCTTCGAAAACTTGGTCCCACCGCCGCCGACACGCGTGTATGATGGATGCCACATGTATAAACATTTCATCCTGCCTCATAAGTTTTGCTAAGCTCTGTATTGGAATGGAGTGTTTACATAATCATGCATTACTATCGGTGTTTTGGTTGGGCAACTTTCACTGCTGAAGCGGTTGTCCAACCTCAAGCGCCTAGTTGTGCAAGCTTACTCGCAATCGTCTAATCATTTTCTGTTGAGTGCGGTGCAACGGCAtgtagtttttttcttgttttgtatgacTTAATCAAGGCGTATAACTGTCGTTTTAAAACATCGCTGCTGATGCAGGTATGTTTATGTAATTGAATGTGAATTTGCACAGCTTCTGATGTCAAGCCATGCTTTCCTATTTGTTGTGTATATTAGAGCACTGTTCATGGTTTCCGTGCAGATGGAGTCTTCGTCCGACTCTGTGCACAACAACCTGAACACCATTGTGGACTACCAGACGCACCACCGGCTGCGTGAGGCGCAGGGCCGCAAGCGTGCCGAGGACCTGAATGCGCGGGTGCTTTACTGGTCAATCGGCGAAACCATAGCTATGCTGGTCATCTTTGTCGGACAAGTCTTCGTGCTCAAAGGCTTCTTCACCGAGCGAAAAACGATTGTGACCACATAAAATTGCTTCCGAGCCCTCCCTGCCAGACTGTTGCCAGCATCCCCCCATTCCCACTGCATCGTCTTTTTCCCCATCTCCCTCCCTTTTCTGTTTGCTGTTCACCAGGATAATACAGTACATTGCTGGTTGCTCGTTCATAGGGCGTTGCGAATCCCATGCGTTGGAAAGCGATATCGAGGTGGTGTCTACACACGTCTGTTGGAACAGGGGAGATGTCTTTGAGACTTAGTCGTTGCACAGTTTTCACCTTGCGTTGCCTTGAAGTGAGCGTTCCGGGAATGGCGATTACGAATCGACAACGTTGCACAACGGTCATGAAAGGGGGCACCGCAAAAGAGCATGCGTCAGCtcagttattttcttttctttttttgttttttgctgacCCAGACGCTTTTGGAAGTCACAGGATATCGGACAGCTAGCGTCGGCAGGTTGGTAACGGTCGCTGTGAAGCATTTCACTTGTTTTGCATGACTCTGCAGCACCATCTGTCGTTCGGCCTCTTTACCACCCAACACGTAAGGTATGGACTGTCTAAGTGTAGGGGAACAAGTGTGGCAGTGACAGGTGGAGCAAGCTGATCTGAGAAGCCCATACTGATGGGCCACATTTCCGTAAAGGTTTGCTTGCTCATTGCAGACCCGTGCACCAAGAAACTTGCGTGTGTGCTAAGCAACGCATCTGTGTCCCTAGATGTCTTGGTTGAGTGCGGCATCTTATATTTCACGGATTTCAACTGAAAGGCATGTGGCACTTAAATCACTAGCAGTTTTGAGAGGTGTGTGTGTGCAATTGATGATACAGAGTTCTTTAAAAAAACGATGCAACTTAGAAATTGGCCATCAGTATAGATTGCGTCTCTGTCATCTTGTGCGGCTAGCTGTTCACTGGTGCTACGGCACCCATAGGACAATGACGCCACGAAGGCGGGTGCTATATGATCAGCAGTGAATTTTGGCAGTGCACAGTGCTTGCTGTTCACCAGCATATCACTTTTGGGCATCGTTATCATCCAACGCTCGTCACTCATGGTGGGCATCACCTCTCCATTCTGAAGCTTCGCCAGCTTCTGCCATGTCATGTAATCTGCAAGTGCTTTTCATTCAAAAAAAGTAGGGTGCTCCAGTTTTGGTCCCAGAACCTAAGATATGTCAATGTGATATGAGCCCTGTGATTAGAATAAATATCCAAGGAAAATCTTGCAGAAAGAGCACACTGAGATATATAACGCAACTGGTTGCATTTGAAGTGCAAAAGTCCTCGGGGGAGGAGGTATGATCACTACTGCCGTGCGTTCCCAAACCTCTACGCTTCATCCCATCCTTTTCACGGAACAGCCACGATTCGAATCTCTCGCGTAGCACAGCGTTGTGGGCAAACCACTTGAGTGGGCTTTAGTAAAGCTGCTGCCACCCCACTCCTTATGTCATGCGAGTTCGATGTGGCATATGTGTGCCTAGCTGTAAATAACCTTTGTACAACGCTGATGACCCAGTCAAGGGTAGGTGGAGTAGATATTGGTATGATAAGTTCGAGAGCTATTGCTACATCGACGGGAGCACAGAATTTGAAAATTAGAAATCTTAAGTCTGGCTATTCTCGGGTAGCGATACGTCGGCGATGTATGTGGATACGGGGGTTTGTTCTTTTTGTGATTTGAAGACCACTTCGCCATTCGAGATTGACTAATAAAAAGAGCACTTGCACTATGAGGACTATTCATGTGTGTCTGTTTGTGCCTTATACTTTGAACATTGCGTAATGAATTTGATTTTCACTAAGCTAATGAGACTTGCCAGCAGAACGCGGCATTGTTAGAATGCAGTTAACGTTAGAACGTGGTGTGAAGTCAGGATAGGGCAGGCTTAGTGCCTCCATTGGGAACGCTTGCATGCGGTGCCACTCCTGTGCCGTTGGCAATTCGTAAACAGTACCTTTGCTGCAGAGCACGAAGTTATGGGTTTGGTTCCCTGCGGTATTCATATTGGAGTGGAATGCAAAAATCCTTCGCAGATGTAAGCCAATCTCGACAGCTGATACATCAAAGACAGTAAAACTGCATGAGCAACTTTTCTAAACTCTGAGGAAGTGCTAGCAGTGTCTGTTTGCTGGCGGGTCTTAGTGCTAATTCATCACCGACGCCAGGGTCATATGCTTTTCGGGGTTCACACTCGGGCAGCGTTACTAGATTGTTTTGGATTAGATTACCTAAGCATTGGGGGTCGCAAACCGCCAGGTGCACAATATGCAAAGCTAGCAGAAAATGCAAAGGGCCCGAAACGTCGAGTTTGCATCCCCCAACACTTACGTGTGTATCGGGTACTCTCATAAGGCCGTCAGCTTTCACTACAGCTGTCGACCTCTAATGTGAAGCCGGTATTACACTACGTGGGAAGCAAAACCTCTTACTGGTTAAAACATAGTTGCAGATGCGCCCGAGAAACAGCGCATCGATTGTGATAACAAATTAGCAGACAGTCatcttactaattgaattaacaatgatagaatatgtaagcgtgactcaactagaacatagaaaggaacagacacacggagacagcgctgtctttgtgcgtCTTCTTTCTccgtccttgttcagtcacgcttacacattctatcatgcatTCAAACCGaatagcccgtcaacgtgttttaactaagttAACctgcacggtgtcacgcgcgcacacgtaaacatgaacacacatcgctcgatcaCAGCGGAAACTGTCTATTAAAACGATGGAGttgggaatcgcggcagcagccgcgagccaattgacctccgtgcatgtGTCGCTGCAACGCGTACAATACGTCGGAAGCACAGcgtatacgaagctaccagcactacgcGCTCTCTggaaacatcgcagatcgcttttgaAGATGAGACCCGCGTGGAcgtgcactttagccacgtcgcaggccgctttcaagacacgagcgccggcaacgcggcCCTGCAGTGGCATCCACGATTATCTTGGCCAACGTCGTAGTAGAGTGTGATTGCGAggaggaagaggcgctattttctaCAGCCCTTTAGAGCACGACTCAACGCCTTGGGGAAGGGGacataaaaaggaaagaaaacagagaaGAGAGATAAGGTCGACGCGATTGCAGAGCCTGGTACCGCTAGCTACCGCTGTCAGCGGTTGGTATGCGGTGCATTCACAATTTACACGATAGCCCCGTGTCCTCCAGGAATGTAAGAAGGTGCCTGAAGGCGGAGCCGTGGTGCCGGCCGGGAAACAGCAACTGGGATGCCAAGACCGCTCTGAGTCCGAGGCATCGTAATGAGACGTGGGGAGAAGCCCTCTCTTTGGAGAAGGCCGGACAGGAGAAAAGTAGATGGTCGATTATTTCGTCCTCGCCGCACGCTGAGCAAGCTGATGATGAAGCCAGGCCTTTGCTGTACCTCCGGGACGCCGTTCAAGAGCAGCCGATCCGGAGCTGCAGGAGGAGAGACTGCTTCTGCTTTGTGAGGCCACGTTCACGAAGTGGATGGGGAGTGCGACCGCTGGCGACGTGCTGATCCTGGTGGAGCACCGTCAGGTGTCGCTGCAATGTGTGCCATGGTGCCACTGGCAAAAGGATAGGGGGCAGGATGGGTCGCCAGGcaacagcttttttagggggacccAGAGCCCAGAAAGAAGCAGTGTAGGCGTGGACGATTCGAGGCAGGGGCCTCAAACAAGCAAACATCGGTACTGTAGGAGAGGCGACAGGAATAAGCACCAGAGCCAAATTAAGTCGGACAtagggttcattaacatgcaaggtggcagaaataggctaCAATAGGAGGAAATCGAAGAACAACTAAGGCAGGAGAACTTAATGGTTTATGGGTTTGCAGAGACACATCTTAGGGACTTGGAACAACCGCCCTGTAAGCCTGATTTTGCATGGGAATACTGCACcagagtgcagggtagcagaaaggGCGGGGGAATTGAGCActcattcataaaaatacaaattggcaaaAGGTCAAACAGGAATGCGAGGAGCATTTATGGCTAAAAGGAAAAGTAGCAGAGGTGAAAACACTTCTAGGCTTTGTATACCTTTGGACAGTATCAAATGctagaggaaaacaaaaaaaatgttggactgtatagcagcggacatcaATGCGCTAAGAAAAGGATGTGAGATAATTgtattaggagacatgaatgcaaatgttgaagatatggatgggtacatagactccacaggtaacatgctgctggatatgtgtgagagacttaacttagttgtctgtaactctactgaaTAGTGTGACGGGATCATAACATGGGAGGTTGGGGGTCGACACTCGGcaatagattatgcgttaatgtcacataggatgtacgatagattaggagccatgattatagatgaacagggctccagaagtataggtagcgaccacaaacgta
Encoded here:
- the p24-1 gene encoding transmembrane emp24 domain-containing protein 7, yielding MCSMRMLIAFVAIVQTAFGVELTFELPDNSKQCFHEDIEANKQTTVEFQVVTGGHYDVDMTLKGPNDETLYQGVKKQFDTVKITPKTAGTYTACFSNEFSTFSHKLVYMNFQVGEEKPLPGLGEHYTAMTKMESSSDSVHNNLNTIVDYQTHHRLREAQGRKRAEDLNARVLYWSIGETIAMLVIFVGQVFVLKGFFTERKTIVTT